One Acanthopagrus latus isolate v.2019 chromosome 12, fAcaLat1.1, whole genome shotgun sequence genomic region harbors:
- the LOC119030164 gene encoding mediator of RNA polymerase II transcription subunit 13-like isoform X2 → MTTTANWVANGASLEDCHSNIFSLAELTGIKWRRYGFRSSGEYGPVISAPAQDDPVLRSFMRCVQANLLCVWRRKIKPDAKELWIFWWGEEPNLSDVIHHELIVAEEGLWECGLSYECRTLLFKAIHNLLERCLMDKGFVRIGKWFFKPHELEEKSLANSEHLSCSFSFFLHGESNVCTSVEIAQHQPAYHITEHHIRLAQTSVTPVQVVLSPYGLSGTLTGQTYKMSDPAARKLMEEWSYFYPVVLQQKEGGGEKEKEEASQGYDRAGHVAVEVIVGGVRMTYPAALVLIAQGDLPVEQPPPVPAAQGLCREQNHCSVPLTPPTSPQQPCSADSGFVTSASSVPTPDSSMGVTSISPKHSGKKLTCQVVHQAWRECYLNQPQYTSNQPTDATPKKEVPNGGATWDFNDLGARVSCSCSRLKQQKLNLTAASTANPQASANPTQSSGPSLYPPSLPKHKTSDKTEKADKQSKRPATIPFHHRLSVTQETPLEQDSPGGPQLGGLVALEPPMEPLAALPSCKYPKPLSNGRKAPESLLHSPMSPLPPTLSPHPVDMPVCPDGALGMGMIASETAVYTALLRQRENGAGWWRGFRTPRTDKTDFRPPELPSDKLEEVKTETATEGAPLKRLYTQTLKRFKISEERVRDHIHTLGLFQQPGVEVLREPGDDPYDFKEGDIEYTFSSSKRLKGQGREPTKKAKGEEITSNGALPDGKDAMSIFNSAPKSDESGQDDGAAKANPSLTREKDLVVNISDLDNIFDEDEEELGTVYPNQHSTKLAVSTEDRPPGKEGRVAVPYPSTVADLQRMFPTPPSLEQHPAFSPIMTYRDTPSQEPPAPSGAVDHLPPLASAHHTEYRMEIEEGMVSPRQEDIKPQIGSSMFAPLSCLPSQTLPPLKIPEQCYYRPSWALMPKMEHFSAVMHAQNNAFIRDGYTNVPSVNALTDQEYGQMSATTASVSTTVGILPSPATPRFSVPTPRTPRTPRGINAAGSGQGSVKQDGTEFSSPVSTPSTSLPLSSVDPLARPGPSLPEAHSLYAVLLLSDSVLNVFKDRNFDSCCICACNMNVKGADVGVYIPDSTCEDQYRCMCGFSAIVNRLLAHGTGLFLEDELDIFGRTSEVGRAAERRLALCRRDPALGDPRAKRPQDAAPASPAAMILLQEQCSQPISSLASLHLPLSCSCHGRKGALLQSWMSEKQWADGSDACVECYNALEQGLQYVDNPTGGKVDPAVVRSTALHSWPHTNVVDMSMLSSQDMVRMLLSLQPFLQDAIQKKRTGRTWENIQHVQGPLTWQQFHKMAGRGSYGSEESPEPLPIPTVLLGYDRERDFLALSPLALPFWEKLLLEPYGGQRDVAYLVLCPNSPSLLAAARAFFQELSAVYETCRLGKHRPLAKVSRDGLVRVGEDVEPEKLEELDVDQWLTGPWAGQQHTDNLSKLKLYAYTCKQQVGPQLSALPLDGSLLVPPKVQPPINPTSSAQPAPSGQPQAWGPEGEQAPGAAGSGNAPTPSGATSNQAGETTQGATSDSKGPSGATPSANTPAENSEISSEQSRIGIPTVADSTDSHANPPAIVIYIVDAFLSSSGVRNDGGEEDETDEVEAGSIWLLGLLRCYTEMLQTLPETMRPALVLQVVPCQSLLQPASGESHLYLQHLRSLAFSCYSQCRRLLPQQTHIKSLTGFGPVSTVSSVLKSPDHPSPLQLYCPPFILGPTRPKQPEQGEIWAEIPPKYNVLFVGYCLSHDQRWILVSCTDQQGELLETCIINIDVPSRSRRPKVSARKMGLQKLWEWCIGLIQMTSLPWRIVIGRLGRLGHGELKDWSSLLGEHSLHSIGRQLKEACRICGISAADSPSILSACLVAMEPQGSLVVMPDAVTMGSVFGRSTALNLQTSQLNTPQDASCTHILVFPTSATTQLAPSSYPTEDNNDDMFDLPFPDELENDIGHDMMLITGNLHPSPNTSPVPSPGSPSGMGMGSHFQHTKSQGERLLSRDSPPEELKQQPLALGYYVSTAQANGLPHWFWASCPQAESQCPLFLKASLHHHISIAQSDELVSEKTKRTPHPLDSKTTSDVLRFVLEQYNALSWLTCTPATQDRQSCLPVHLAILIQMYNAILNML, encoded by the exons TGAACACCTATCatgctccttctccttcttcctccacGGGGAGAGCAACGTGTGCACGAGCGTGGAGATCGCCCAGCACCAACCTGCTTACCACATCACAGAACACCACATCCGCCTCGCGCAGACCTCCGTCACACCAGTGCAAG TGGTCCTGAGTCCGTACGGCCTGAGCGGCACTCTGACGGGTCAGACCTACAAGATGAGCGACCCGGCGGCACGGAAGCTGATGGAGGAGTGGAGCTACTTCTACCCCGTGGTACTCCAGCAGAAAGAGGGAGGcggagaaaaggaaaaagaagaggcGAGCCAGGGCTACGATCGCGCCGGTCACGTGGCGGTGGAGGTCATCGTAG GTGGGGTAAGGATGACCTACCCAGCTGCTTTGGTGCTGATTGCCCAGGGGGACCTACCAGTGGAGCAGCCTCCACCTGTTCCTGCCGCTCAGGGCCTCTGCAGGGAGCAGAACCACTGCAGCGTGCCGCTCACGCCGCCCACGTCGCCGCAGCAGCCCTGCTCAG CGGACAGCGGCTTTGTGACCTCCGCCTCCAGCGTCCCCACGCCGGACAGCAGCATGGGCGTCACCAGCATCAGCCCGAAGCATTCTGGGAAGAAGCTAACCTGTCAGGTGGTCCATCAGGCCTGGAGGGAGTGCTATCTCAACCAGCCTCAGTACAC ATCAAATCAGCCGACTGACGCGACGCCCAAGAAGGAAGTGCCAAATGGAGGAGCCACGTGGGACTTCAACGATCTGGGAGCGAGAgtgtcctgcagctgctccag GTTGAAGCAGCAGAAGCTGAATCTGACCGCCGCGTCCACTGCCAACCCTCAGGCCAGTGCCAACCCCACTCAGTCCTCTGGCCCGTCATTAtaccctccctccctgcccaAACACAAGACCAGTGACAAGACGGAAAAGGCTGACAAACAGTCCAAGAGGCCGGCCACCATCCCCTTCCACCACCGCCTGTCTGTCACACAGGAGACCCCTCTGGAACAGGACTCACCGGGAGGGCCTCAGCTCGGGGGTCTCGTGGCGCTGGAGCCGCCCATGGAGcctctggctgctctgccaAGCTGCAAGTATCCCAAACCGCTCTCCAACGGCAGGAAAGCCCCCGAGTCCCTCCTCCACTCGCCAATGTCTCCTCTCCCGCCCACACTCAGCCCGCACCCCGTGGACATGCCTGTCTGTCCAGATGGGGCTTTGGGGATGGGGATGATTGCCAGCGAGACGGCTGTGTATACAGCTCTCCTGAGGCAGAGGGAGAATGGAGCCGGCTGGTGGAGAGGCTTCAGGACTCCCAGGACTGATAAGACTGACTTCAGACCCCCTGAACTCCCCTCTGATAAATTAGAGGAAGTGAAGACAGAGACAGCCACTGAGGGAGCTCCACTAAAGAG aCTCTACACGCAGACTCTCAAGAGATTTAAAATCTCcgaggagagggtgagggacCACATCCACACCTTGGGCCTGTTCCAGCAGCCAGGGGTGGAGGTGCTGCGGGAGCCCGGGGACGATCCCTACGACTTCAAGGAGGGAGACATCGAGTACACTTTCTCCAGCTCCAAGAGGTTAAAGGGTCAAGGGCGAGAACCCACCAAGAAGGCCAAG GGAGAAGAAATCACCAGCAATGGAGCACTGCCTGATGGGAAGGATGCCATGTCCATTTTTAACTCGGCGCCGAAATCAG ATGAATCAGGTCAGGACGACGGAGCTGCCAAAGCCAATCCTTCTCTGACCCGAGAGAAAGATCTAGTGGTCAACATCTCTGATCTGGACAACATATtcgatgaagatgaggaggagctggGG ACTGTTTACCCCAACCAGCACTCCACCAAGCTTGCGGTATCAACAGAAGATCGCCCTCCGGGGAAAGAAGGGAGAGTTGCAGTACCTTATCCATCAA CAGTAGCAGACCTCCAGCGCATGTTTCCCACGCCGCCTTCTTTAGAGCAGCACCCGGCCTTCTCTCCCATCATGACGTATCGCGACACTCCGAGCCAAGAGCCCCCCGCGCCCAGCGGAGCGGTCGACCACCTGCCGCCGTTAGCCTCCGCCCACCACACCGAGTACAGGATGGAGATCGAGGAGGGCATGGTCAGTCCCCGGCAGGAGGATATCAAG CCACAAATCGGCTCCTCCATGTTTGCTCCGCTGTCCTGCCTGCCCAGCCAGACTCTGCCACCACTCAAGATTCCCGAGCAGTGCTACTATCGTCCATCCTGGGCCCTCATGCCCAAAATGGAGCATTTCTCAGCGGTCATGCATGCCCAGAATAACGCTTTCATCAGGGACGGATACAC AAACGTCCCCAGTGTCAACGCGCTCACGGACCAGGAGTACGGCCAGATGAGCGCCACCACTGCCTCAGTGAGCACCACTGTTGGcatcctcccctctcctgcCACTCCCCGCTTCTCTGTGCCCACTCCACGAACTCCTCGAACACCACGGGGTATCAACGCTGCGGGCTCAGGGCAGGGTTCGGTGAAGCAGGACGGTACCGAGTTCAGCTCGCCGGTCTCCACGCCCTCCACCAGCCTGCCTCTAAGCTCTGTAGACCCATTGGCTCGGCCGGGCCCTTCCCTGCCTGAGGCCCACAGCCTGTACGCTGTCCTCCTGCTCTCAGACTCCGTCCTCAACGTCTTCAAAGATCGTAACTTTGACAGCTGCTGTATCTGTGCCTGTAATATGAATGTCAAAGGAGCTGATGTCGGGGTGTATATCCCTGATTCCACTTGTGAAGATCAGTACCGCTGTATGTGTGGCTTCAGCGCCATTGTCAACAGGCTGCTGGCCCACGGCACAGGCCTCTTCTTGGAGGATGAGCTGGATATTTTCGGTCGGACATCCGAGGTAGGCCGGGCGGCCGAGAGGAGGCTGGCTCTTTGCCGGCGGGACCCAGCTTTGGGGGACCCCAGGGCCAAACGGCCGCAGGACGCAGCCCCTGCCTCTCCCGCGGCCATGATCCTCCTGCAGGAGCAGTGTTCACAGCCCATTTCTTCCCTGGCGTCACTGCATCTCCCTCTCAGCTGTTCCTGTCACGGCCGCAAGGGGGCGCTGCTCCAAAGCTGGATGTCTGAAAAGCAGTGGGCGGACGGGAGCGATGCCTGTGTGGAGTGTTATAATGCGTTGGAGCAGGGGCTGCAGTATGTGGATAACCCCACAGGAGGGAAAGTAGATCCAGCTGTTGTCAGAAGTACCGCTCTTCACTCCTGGCCTCACACGAATG tggtggACATGAGCATGTTGTCGTCCCAGGACATGGTTCGCatgctgctgtctctgcagcCTTTCCTGCAGGATGCTATCCAGAAGAAGAGAACAGGACGGACGTGGGAGAACATCCAGCATGTTCAGGGTCCGCTCACCTGGCAGCAGTTCCATAAGATGGCTGGAAGAGGCTCCTACG GTTCGGAGGAGTCACCAGAGCCGTTACCCATTCCTACAGTGTTGCTGGGCTATGACCGTGAGAGGGACTTTTTGGCGTTGTCCCCGTTGGCGTTACCTTTCTGGGAGAAGTTGCTGCTGGAGCCTTATGGTGGACAGCGGGATGTGGCGTACTTGGTGCTGTGTCCTAATAGCCcctctctgctggctgcagcccGGGCCTTCTTCCAGGAGCTCAGCGCCGTTTACGAG ACGTGCCGCCTTGGGAAGCACCGTCCGCTGGCGAAGGTGTCCAGGGATGGACTCGTACGAGTGGGGGAAGACGTGGAGCCGGAaaagctggaggagctggacgtTGACCAGTGGTTGACTGGACCCTGGGCTggacagcagcacactgacaaCCTCAGCAAACTTAAACTTTACGCTTATACCTGCAAACAGCAAGTCG GTCCCCAGCTGTCAGCCCTGCCTCTGGACGGCAGTCTTCTGGTGCCTCCAAAAGTCCAGCCTCCCATAAACCCCACATCCTCAGCCCAACCTGCCCCCTCTGGGCAGCCTCAAGCTTGGGGCCCTGAGGGTGAACAAGCTCCAGGGGCGGCTGGTTCAGGCAACGCTCCCACGCCGAGTGGAGCAACCTCAAACCAGGCGGGCGAGACAACCCAAGGGGCAACCAGCGATTCTAAAGGGCCCTCTGGTGCCACACCATCAGCCAACACACCAGCAGAAAACTCTGAAAT CTCGTCTGAACAGTCTAGAATCGGTATCCCCACTGTGGCGGACTCGACGGACAGCCACGCCAACCCACCGGCTATTGTTATTTACATCGTGGATGCGTTTCTTAGCTCAAGTGGAGTTAGAAATGACgggggagaggaagacgagACTGACGAGGTGGAGGCAGGTAGCATTTGGCTGCTAGGGCTCCTGCGTTGCTacacagagatgctgcagaCTTTGCCTGAGACGATGAGACCTGCGCTGGTGCTACAG GTGGTGCCGTGCCAGTCGCTTCTCCAGCCAGCCAGTGGGGAGAGTCATCTGTACCTGCAACACCTGCGCTCCCTGGCCTTTTCCTGTTACTCCCAGTGCAGACGTCTGCTGCCCCAGCAAACGCACATCAAGTCCCTGACAGGCTTTGGACCAGTGTCCACTGTCAGTTCTGTACTGAAGAGCCCAGAT CATCCAAGCCCCCTGCAGCTGTACTGTCCCCCCTTCATCCTCGGTCCAACCCGTCCCAAGCAGCCAGAACAAGGGGAGATATGGGCTGAGATCCCTCCCAAATACAATGTGCTCTTTGTTGGATATTGTCTATCACATGACCAGCGCTGGATCCTGGTGTCCTGCACcgaccagcagggggagctcCTGGAGACCTGCATCATCAACATTGATGTACCCAGCAG ATCACGGAGGCCCAAGGTTTCAGCCAGGAAAATGGGACTGCAGAAGCTTTGGGAATGGTGTATTGGCCTCATCCAGATGACCTCACTGCCATGGAGGATTGTGATCGGTCGACTGGGGAGACTTGGTCACGGGGAGCTAAAAG ACTGGAGCTCACTCCTCGGGGAGCATTCCCTCCATTCAATAGGGCGCCAGCTGAAGGAGGCATGTCGCATCTGTGGGATCTCAGCTGCTGACTCCCCCTCTATCCTCAGCGCCTGCCTGGTGGCCATGGAGCCTCAGGGCTCCCTGGTGGTCATGCCTG ATGCAGTTACCATGGGCTCGGTGTTTGGCCGCAGCACTGCTCTGAACTTGCAGACCTCCCAGCTGAACACACCTCAGGATGCCTCCTGCACACACATCCTAGTCTTCCCAACTTCTGCCACCACCCAGCTGGCACCCAGCTCCTACCCCACTGAGGACAATAATG ATGACATGTTCGATCTGCCCTTTCCTGATGAACTGGAGAATGACATTGGCCATGACATGATGCTGATCACAGGGAACCTCCACCCTTCCCCTAACACCTCTCCTGTGCCCTCGCCTGGCTCTCCGTCCGGGATGGGAATGGGATCACATTTCCAGCACACCAAG AGCCAGGGAGAGCGCTTGCTGTCCAGGGACAGCCCaccagaggagctgaagcagcagccGCTGGCTCTGGGCTACTATGTCTCCACTGCACAGGCAAATGGACTTCCTCACTGGTTCTGGGCTTCCTGCCCACAGGCTGAGAGCCAGTGTCCACTCTTCCTCAAg gcctccctccaccaccataTCTCCATAGCCCAGTCAGATGAGCTGGTGTCAGAAAAGACTAAGAGGACCCCTCACCCCTTAGACTCAAAAACCACTTCTGATGTGCTCAG GTTTGTATTGGAGCAGTACAATGCCCTCTCCTGGCTGACGTGCACCCCTGCCACCCAAGACCGCCAGTCCTGCCTGCCTGTCCACTTGGCCATACTGATCCAAATGTACAATGCCATCCTGAACATGCTTTAG